A genomic segment from Salvia splendens isolate huo1 chromosome 13, SspV2, whole genome shotgun sequence encodes:
- the LOC121762566 gene encoding cold-regulated protein 27-like isoform X1: MGSSEFSSRNSVEQEETSKFVFVQCQEREAMAPEWTDEKHCLFLKSMESTFVNQLYKSIEMFGLQSHTSSASRSKPLKQKQTCTRTSGQFKVLRDGFWSKVDFQKDESEHDQGEEYKVPLSNPWIQRYRNSKIQTTKRCPSSSAKAPLATTHKSNMSPPREDYNGNNIEMTDQNFNDEAAAEDNSAKVDEMNTTGSNDQVVPNYNTIRADNVLEGPQST, from the exons ATGGGTTCATCTGAGTTTTCCTCGAGAAATTCTGTCGAGCAGGAAGAGACTTCTAAATTTGTG TTCGTGCAGTGTCAGGAAAGAGAGGCGATGGCGCCTGAATGGACAGACGAGAAACACTGCTTGTTTCTCAAGTCTATGGAATCAACATTTGTCAACCAGCTATACAAGTCAATAGAGATGTTTGGTTTGCAGTCTCATACGAGCTCTGCATCGCGATCAAAACCTCTCAAGCAAAAGCAGACGTGCACCCGAACTTCTGGCCAG TTTAAGGTTCTCCGTGATGGATTTTGGTCCAAAGTCGACTTCCAAAAGGACGAATCAGAACACGACCAAGGAGAGGAATATAAAGTTCCATTGTCAAATCCCTGGATCCAACGCTATCGGAACTCTAAAATACAGACAACTAAAAGGTGTCCATCTTCTTCGGCTAAAGCTCCTTTAGCAACAACACACAAAAGCAACATGTCACCTCCACGCGAAGATTATAATGGCAATAATATAG AGATGACTGATCAGAACTTCAACGATGAAGCTGCTGCAGAAGACAATTCTGCTAAGGTAGACGAAATGAACACAACGGGAAGCAATGATCAA GTTGTTCCCAACTACAATACAATTCGAGCTGACAACGTTCTCGAAGGCCCACAATCCACATAA
- the LOC121762566 gene encoding cold-regulated protein 27-like isoform X2 — protein MGSSEFSSRNSVEQEETSKFVCQEREAMAPEWTDEKHCLFLKSMESTFVNQLYKSIEMFGLQSHTSSASRSKPLKQKQTCTRTSGQFKVLRDGFWSKVDFQKDESEHDQGEEYKVPLSNPWIQRYRNSKIQTTKRCPSSSAKAPLATTHKSNMSPPREDYNGNNIEMTDQNFNDEAAAEDNSAKVDEMNTTGSNDQVVPNYNTIRADNVLEGPQST, from the exons ATGGGTTCATCTGAGTTTTCCTCGAGAAATTCTGTCGAGCAGGAAGAGACTTCTAAATTTGTG TGTCAGGAAAGAGAGGCGATGGCGCCTGAATGGACAGACGAGAAACACTGCTTGTTTCTCAAGTCTATGGAATCAACATTTGTCAACCAGCTATACAAGTCAATAGAGATGTTTGGTTTGCAGTCTCATACGAGCTCTGCATCGCGATCAAAACCTCTCAAGCAAAAGCAGACGTGCACCCGAACTTCTGGCCAG TTTAAGGTTCTCCGTGATGGATTTTGGTCCAAAGTCGACTTCCAAAAGGACGAATCAGAACACGACCAAGGAGAGGAATATAAAGTTCCATTGTCAAATCCCTGGATCCAACGCTATCGGAACTCTAAAATACAGACAACTAAAAGGTGTCCATCTTCTTCGGCTAAAGCTCCTTTAGCAACAACACACAAAAGCAACATGTCACCTCCACGCGAAGATTATAATGGCAATAATATAG AGATGACTGATCAGAACTTCAACGATGAAGCTGCTGCAGAAGACAATTCTGCTAAGGTAGACGAAATGAACACAACGGGAAGCAATGATCAA GTTGTTCCCAACTACAATACAATTCGAGCTGACAACGTTCTCGAAGGCCCACAATCCACATAA